In Paenibacillus hexagrammi, the following are encoded in one genomic region:
- a CDS encoding phage tail protein gives MAGERKDPYRNFRFRIEVEGIQQAGFSEISGFDASLSVIEYREGNETITPRKLPGLAKYGNITLKWGVTDSMDMYNWMAESIQGKISRKTVTIIAINEEGSDVATWQVIEAWPSKYTAPNFNGSGNEVAIENLELAHEGMTRTK, from the coding sequence ATGGCTGGCGAACGTAAAGATCCATACCGCAATTTTAGATTCAGAATTGAAGTTGAAGGTATCCAGCAGGCCGGATTCAGTGAGATTTCCGGATTTGACGCTTCTTTATCGGTAATCGAATATCGCGAGGGCAATGAAACAATCACGCCCCGCAAGCTTCCTGGACTTGCCAAATATGGCAACATCACACTCAAGTGGGGTGTGACGGATTCCATGGATATGTACAACTGGATGGCGGAGTCGATCCAAGGTAAAATTTCACGGAAAACCGTAACCATTATCGCGATCAATGAAGAAGGCAGCGACGTGGCTACATGGCAGGTTATTGAAGCATGGCCTTCCAAATATACGGCGCCAAACTTCAACGGCTCCGGTAATGAAGTCGCAATTGAAAATCTTGAGCTTGCCCACGAAGGCATGACACGCACGAAA
- a CDS encoding phage tail sheath subtilisin-like domain-containing protein, whose amino-acid sequence MAEYLSPGVYVEEFDSGAQPLEGASTSTAGFIGLAQRGEIEGVPQLVTSVADFHRLFGSYLSENEFGDYRFLSYAVEHFYLNGGSRCYVMRVAPSDAKLATNQSSGNKEASVLRITSKNPGTWGNQIRVVIVPSSKAKTQIYEVLEGNQYRVKNNAGFNVGDVVAFEADGEKQYNKVLSSQDNIIKLASELDGEVVDANLLPAKVLTTCEFTMHVFYGDEAETYEKMSLNISAANHVEKMMARSNIVTVKDISEGKDFGAVSPFEVLSGEAETTGKFQVALSGGSNGSVANLSAGDFMGVDRGPGKRTGIQSFIDNDVVSIMAVPGVTDPNVQLSLVAHCENLGSRFAVLDIPRDKTKVADVMTHRNIFDSSYAAMYNPWLQVFDPLDKRNIYIPPSGSVIGIYSRSDQTRGVHKAPANEVVRGAVGLDCQYNKGEQDILNPQGVNLIRHFAGQGIRVWGARTTSSNGLWKYINVRRLFIFLEESIKNGTNWVVFEPNDEQLWARVQRTIDAFMTRVWRDGALMGGSPSEAFYINIGRSTMTQDDIDNGRLICVIGVAPVKPAEFVIFRITQKTREE is encoded by the coding sequence ATGGCTGAGTATTTATCACCTGGGGTCTATGTGGAAGAGTTTGACAGCGGTGCGCAACCGCTGGAGGGTGCAAGCACAAGTACGGCCGGTTTTATAGGGCTTGCGCAAAGAGGGGAAATTGAAGGTGTGCCTCAGCTGGTAACCAGCGTAGCGGATTTCCATCGCTTATTCGGCAGCTACTTGTCGGAGAATGAGTTCGGGGATTACCGTTTTCTGTCTTATGCAGTCGAGCACTTTTACTTAAATGGAGGCTCCCGCTGCTATGTTATGCGTGTCGCTCCATCGGATGCCAAGCTGGCAACCAATCAAAGCAGCGGCAATAAAGAAGCTTCCGTACTGCGCATTACTTCCAAAAACCCAGGCACCTGGGGTAATCAAATTCGCGTTGTTATTGTTCCATCCAGCAAAGCCAAGACGCAAATTTATGAAGTTCTGGAAGGCAATCAATACCGCGTGAAAAATAATGCCGGCTTTAACGTTGGCGATGTCGTGGCTTTCGAAGCGGACGGCGAGAAGCAGTATAACAAGGTTCTCTCTTCGCAGGACAATATTATTAAGCTGGCTTCCGAGCTGGACGGAGAGGTTGTAGATGCCAATCTGCTGCCTGCCAAAGTGCTTACGACCTGTGAATTCACCATGCACGTATTCTACGGGGATGAAGCAGAGACTTACGAGAAGATGTCCCTTAACATTTCCGCAGCGAATCATGTGGAAAAAATGATGGCTCGTTCCAATATTGTAACGGTTAAAGATATTTCCGAAGGTAAAGACTTCGGCGCTGTGTCTCCTTTTGAGGTCCTTTCCGGCGAAGCAGAGACCACTGGTAAGTTCCAAGTCGCACTTTCCGGCGGTAGCAACGGCTCTGTAGCGAATCTATCCGCAGGCGACTTTATGGGTGTAGACCGTGGCCCTGGTAAGCGTACGGGCATTCAGTCGTTTATCGACAACGATGTGGTCAGCATCATGGCCGTTCCGGGCGTAACAGACCCTAACGTTCAGCTGTCTCTGGTCGCTCATTGTGAGAACTTGGGCAGCCGCTTCGCGGTGCTGGATATTCCACGCGATAAGACGAAAGTGGCGGATGTGATGACACACCGCAATATTTTCGACAGCAGCTACGCAGCGATGTACAATCCATGGCTTCAGGTGTTTGATCCGCTGGATAAACGCAATATCTACATCCCGCCTTCAGGCTCCGTAATCGGTATCTATTCCCGTTCCGACCAGACTCGCGGTGTACATAAAGCGCCTGCGAACGAAGTCGTTCGCGGAGCAGTAGGTCTGGATTGCCAATATAACAAAGGTGAACAAGATATTTTGAACCCGCAAGGCGTGAACTTGATCCGCCATTTCGCCGGACAAGGCATCCGCGTATGGGGTGCGCGCACGACTTCCTCTAACGGCTTGTGGAAATATATCAACGTCCGCCGTTTGTTTATCTTCCTTGAAGAGTCGATCAAGAATGGCACGAACTGGGTCGTATTCGAGCCGAACGACGAACAGCTGTGGGCTCGTGTGCAGCGTACCATTGACGCATTCATGACACGTGTGTGGAGAGATGGCGCCCTCATGGGAGGCAGTCCTTCCGAGGCATTCTATATCAACATTGGCCGAAGCACGATGACACAGGATGACATTGATAACGGACGATTGATATGTGTCATCGGCGTAGCGCCTGTGAAGCCTGCCGAATTCGTCATCTTCCGCATTACTCAGAAAACAAGAGAAGAATAA